One part of the Thermococcus radiotolerans genome encodes these proteins:
- a CDS encoding UDP-glucuronic acid decarboxylase family protein: protein MIKEDVKEITRETKDAEFGGKTVLVTGSAGFLGSWLCEALIEKGATVYCVDNFASGLWENISHLEGNENFMFIEHDVSKLLTINEKIDFIFHFASRASPFEFEHYPLEIIDSNTLGTRNMLELARRYNARFVFASTSEIYGQPKVVPTPERYWGYVNPIGIRSCYDESKRLGEAVTMAYYRQYGVDTKIVRIFNTYGPRMRADGIYGRVVPRFITQALAGKPITVFGEGDQTRSFCYVTDLITGVIKLAIAENAKGEVVNMGNPREITILELAHIIKRLTNSDSPIEFHPLPPDDPQRRCPDITKAKKLLGWEPKVKLEDGLKRTIEWFRARRHRE from the coding sequence ATGATTAAAGAGGACGTGAAAGAGATAACCCGGGAAACCAAGGATGCAGAGTTCGGGGGAAAGACTGTGCTTGTTACTGGAAGTGCTGGGTTCCTAGGTTCCTGGCTCTGTGAGGCCCTTATAGAGAAGGGAGCAACGGTTTACTGCGTAGATAACTTTGCAAGTGGTCTGTGGGAGAACATATCTCACTTGGAGGGCAATGAGAACTTCATGTTTATAGAGCACGACGTCTCCAAGCTTTTGACTATAAATGAGAAGATTGACTTTATCTTTCACTTTGCTTCGAGGGCTTCTCCGTTTGAGTTCGAGCACTATCCGCTCGAGATTATAGACTCAAACACGCTCGGCACGAGAAACATGCTTGAACTCGCTAGGAGATATAACGCAAGGTTTGTTTTTGCCTCAACGAGCGAGATTTATGGTCAGCCAAAGGTCGTACCTACCCCAGAGCGCTACTGGGGGTACGTTAATCCAATAGGCATTAGAAGTTGCTACGACGAATCCAAGAGACTTGGTGAGGCAGTAACAATGGCTTACTACAGGCAATACGGAGTTGATACTAAAATAGTCCGGATATTCAACACGTACGGCCCCAGGATGAGAGCCGATGGAATTTACGGTAGGGTCGTTCCGAGATTCATAACCCAGGCCCTCGCAGGCAAGCCAATAACGGTCTTCGGTGAGGGTGATCAGACGAGGAGCTTCTGCTACGTTACTGACTTGATAACTGGGGTGATCAAGCTTGCAATCGCGGAGAATGCTAAGGGCGAAGTCGTTAACATGGGAAATCCCCGCGAGATCACGATCCTTGAACTGGCTCACATCATAAAGAGATTAACAAACTCTGATTCGCCTATAGAGTTCCACCCACTACCTCCGGACGATCCTCAGAGAAGGTGTCCGGATATAACCAAGGCCAAGAAGTTGCTCGGCTGGGAACCGAAGGTTAAGCTCGAGGATGGATTGAAGAGAACCATAGAATGGTTCAGAGCAAGGAGGCACCGAGAATGA
- a CDS encoding glycosyltransferase family 4 protein has product MEGLKITFVYDVVYPWVKGGVEKRIYELAVRLAKSHEVHVYGYRHWEGSAEIERDGIYYHGTVRVGKLYVGSRRSIIPPMRHAVSLLSQLKGERFDVIDCQASPYLPAYSLRTLGLENVFITWHEFWGDYWFEYLGEAGFLGKTLEKGLFSFERHISVSQKTRLDLLSAGLRRPVFLVPNGVDYGFIRSVRPSELESDFVFIGRLIPEKGVDFLLRSLALLKREFPDFRGIIAGDGPERKKLEFLARELGIEKNVTFTGFLRDYADVIALMKASKVFAFPSRREGFGIVVIEAMASEVPVVTGEHPMNASVHLVEDGKTGFVVPLDEELFARALLLAYDNSKKLGSVAGERARRYDWDEVVRVLLSVYRGG; this is encoded by the coding sequence ATGGAGGGCCTCAAGATAACCTTCGTTTACGATGTAGTCTATCCCTGGGTCAAGGGGGGAGTCGAGAAGAGGATTTACGAGCTCGCGGTGAGGTTAGCTAAATCTCATGAGGTTCACGTCTACGGTTACCGGCACTGGGAAGGGAGCGCTGAAATCGAGCGGGATGGGATTTACTATCACGGTACCGTTCGAGTTGGCAAACTCTACGTGGGTTCGAGGCGTTCAATTATTCCCCCAATGCGCCACGCGGTTTCACTCCTTTCTCAGCTTAAGGGTGAGCGCTTTGACGTCATAGACTGCCAGGCAAGTCCATACCTCCCCGCCTATTCTCTCAGGACTCTTGGTTTGGAGAATGTCTTCATAACATGGCATGAGTTCTGGGGGGACTATTGGTTTGAGTACCTTGGAGAGGCAGGCTTTTTGGGAAAAACCCTTGAGAAGGGTCTCTTCTCCTTTGAACGGCACATCTCAGTATCCCAGAAGACGAGGCTTGACCTCCTGAGTGCCGGCCTGAGAAGGCCCGTTTTTCTGGTCCCAAACGGGGTAGACTACGGCTTCATACGTTCCGTCAGACCTTCAGAGCTTGAGTCAGACTTCGTTTTCATCGGTAGACTGATTCCAGAGAAGGGCGTTGATTTTCTGTTGCGCTCCCTTGCGTTGCTCAAACGCGAGTTCCCGGACTTCAGGGGGATTATAGCGGGCGACGGTCCCGAGAGGAAAAAACTTGAGTTCCTCGCGAGAGAGCTTGGGATCGAGAAAAACGTTACTTTTACGGGCTTTCTCAGGGATTACGCCGACGTTATTGCACTTATGAAGGCCTCGAAGGTCTTCGCTTTCCCCTCACGGAGGGAAGGGTTCGGCATAGTCGTCATTGAAGCTATGGCATCGGAAGTTCCCGTCGTCACTGGGGAGCATCCCATGAACGCCTCGGTCCATCTTGTAGAGGACGGCAAAACAGGTTTCGTGGTGCCTCTCGACGAAGAACTCTTTGCTCGAGCCCTCTTGTTAGCTTATGACAATTCGAAAAAGCTTGGCTCCGTAGCAGGAGAAAGGGCCAGACGCTACGACTGGGATGAGGTCGTGAGAGTACTCCTTTCGGTTTACAGGGGTGGTTGA
- a CDS encoding NAD-dependent epimerase/dehydratase family protein, which produces MVQSKEAPRMKVLITGGLGFIGRYLAFHLLESGYEVQIIDNIHRWNFNEIERYYNNDDSARFLKEATSIGDITNENLMSQLIKNTDLVIHLAAISRVNEANNNPELTFDYNVKGTSIVAILCNKFHKPMIFASSREVYGNALRLPVSTSHPLNPANIYGASKVWGEFIIKQLGMKNNLKYIIFRIANVYGPGDKDRVIPIFIQNALSNEPLIIKGKSKILDFVYINDIVSAFDQAIKRFDNINGYTLNLGSGNGTSLIRLAQLIVRLTNSNSNIVIQENSPTNEVERFYADITETKKALGWNPKVSLIKGLRTTIQYYHRGVQK; this is translated from the coding sequence ATGGTTCAGAGCAAGGAGGCACCGAGAATGAAAGTATTAATAACAGGAGGACTAGGCTTCATAGGCAGATATTTAGCATTTCACCTTCTAGAGTCAGGGTATGAAGTACAAATAATAGACAATATACATCGATGGAACTTTAATGAGATTGAGAGATACTACAATAATGATGACAGTGCAAGATTTTTAAAAGAAGCAACCAGTATAGGGGATATAACTAATGAGAACTTAATGAGCCAATTAATAAAAAATACTGATCTCGTCATTCACTTGGCTGCAATCTCAAGAGTTAACGAAGCGAATAACAATCCAGAGCTAACATTTGATTATAATGTCAAAGGAACCTCGATAGTTGCAATCCTATGTAATAAGTTCCACAAACCGATGATTTTTGCTTCATCAAGAGAAGTGTATGGGAATGCACTTCGACTACCAGTATCAACGTCTCATCCCCTTAACCCTGCCAATATATATGGTGCTTCTAAAGTATGGGGTGAATTTATAATCAAACAGCTGGGCATGAAAAATAATCTGAAATATATTATTTTTAGGATAGCTAATGTATATGGACCAGGAGATAAAGATAGAGTAATCCCAATATTTATCCAAAATGCCCTCTCTAATGAGCCATTGATTATAAAAGGAAAATCCAAAATTCTTGATTTTGTGTATATTAACGACATAGTATCTGCATTTGACCAAGCTATTAAAAGATTCGACAATATAAATGGATACACTTTAAACCTCGGTTCTGGCAATGGCACAAGTTTGATTAGGCTTGCGCAATTAATAGTGAGATTAACAAACTCAAACAGTAATATTGTAATTCAAGAAAACTCGCCTACAAATGAAGTTGAAAGATTCTATGCAGATATAACAGAGACTAAAAAAGCATTGGGATGGAATCCAAAAGTATCTCTTATTAAAGGCTTAAGGACCACTATCCAATATTACCACAGGGGGGTGCAAAAATGA
- a CDS encoding glycosyltransferase family 4 protein: MKICLIVRHLSAKAGGIAVYTRNLIRALEREGHAIELSPEERFSYLLWQFLRVPLWLVRSKCDVYHAVGIIEGITLPLFRRRAEKRITIHDIIPLKHPRKGFKGLFERFFIRLGLISARKCDVIYAVSHLTKVDLVRLAGIPENKIKVVHQPIDERFFREPLGEGKFREPGKFMLGYISRMDYHKRHALLVELFKCWDNPNARLLLAGAGEEFERVRKLAEGDPRIRLLGFVPDEELVEFYDSLDVYVHTSKYEGWGLPIAEALGRGKPVIVFEDAEIPREVKDLCVTASNNSFSDIVEGLFWNRKLLRKLSNRRCLG; encoded by the coding sequence ATGAAGATCTGCTTAATCGTTAGACATCTGAGTGCTAAAGCTGGGGGGATAGCAGTATACACGCGGAACCTCATCCGTGCCCTTGAGCGAGAGGGGCATGCGATTGAGCTCTCCCCAGAGGAGAGGTTTTCATACCTTCTCTGGCAGTTCCTTAGAGTTCCTCTCTGGCTCGTTCGCTCGAAATGTGACGTCTATCATGCAGTTGGGATTATTGAGGGGATAACACTTCCCCTTTTCAGGCGGAGGGCCGAGAAACGGATAACAATTCACGACATTATTCCCTTGAAGCATCCTAGGAAGGGATTTAAGGGATTATTTGAGCGGTTCTTCATCCGCCTTGGCCTAATCTCTGCAAGAAAATGTGACGTTATCTACGCAGTTTCCCACCTCACAAAGGTTGACCTTGTCCGTTTGGCTGGAATTCCAGAGAATAAAATCAAGGTTGTTCATCAGCCGATAGACGAACGCTTTTTCAGGGAGCCACTGGGAGAAGGAAAGTTCAGGGAACCGGGTAAGTTCATGCTCGGCTACATTTCCAGAATGGACTACCACAAGAGACACGCCCTCCTCGTTGAACTCTTTAAGTGCTGGGATAACCCGAACGCGAGGCTTCTTCTTGCTGGAGCAGGAGAGGAGTTTGAGAGGGTCAGAAAGCTAGCCGAAGGGGACCCGAGAATAAGGCTTCTCGGCTTCGTTCCCGATGAGGAGCTGGTTGAGTTCTACGATTCGCTCGACGTCTACGTCCATACCTCCAAATACGAAGGTTGGGGATTACCAATCGCTGAGGCCCTGGGGCGGGGAAAACCTGTCATAGTTTTTGAGGATGCAGAGATTCCAAGGGAGGTTAAGGATCTTTGCGTTACTGCATCCAATAATTCGTTTTCTGACATCGTTGAAGGCTTATTCTGGAATCGGAAACTCCTGCGGAAACTTTCCAATAGGAGGTGTCTTGGTTGA
- a CDS encoding glycosyltransferase produces the protein MNTKWDFNLCKGYIKRIYKSPKRKNMCCIVIPTYNQYNITKKTIELLKKQTISPEIIIIDNASNDRTFEKIIREFPDVTVIELKKNYGSSGAQYIGAVYALSQGYDYIILSDNDAQPIDITLVEDILKKATKEKAVVIPTNLFGGNITGFSKEKTKITTSPLHYLCIPRDILENCGLPIFNLFLKADDYELTTRISKKRYRITRIDSRYYHPIKIIPSPLANYYLLRNYIVITKLHNDIYKAKNVFNTLLSWGIINITLSTIYMNPKIFTNSFLLAIRDAFTQRLGKAPYKFPIIKSSHVVDIDHIKKHGPEATLFIYYKNSEVITRIKKAKILDKHRFIEIRDTPSIRKQIKYISEIIKHRSRILILLEPLTPHAGYLLLLFGSIWTINLSTEDNKIHIIYNERIIKRITKILIGAILTLLLVVPLTLGAMMYYAFIYKTPAIQRRQFDPCNTGETIP, from the coding sequence ATGAACACAAAGTGGGATTTTAATTTGTGCAAAGGATACATCAAGAGGATTTATAAATCCCCGAAAAGAAAAAATATGTGCTGTATTGTAATACCAACATACAACCAATATAATATAACTAAAAAAACAATTGAGTTACTCAAGAAACAAACGATATCTCCAGAGATTATTATTATCGACAATGCATCTAATGATAGAACATTTGAAAAAATAATAAGGGAATTCCCAGATGTTACTGTCATAGAACTTAAAAAAAATTACGGAAGTAGTGGAGCTCAATATATTGGGGCAGTATATGCACTTTCGCAGGGATATGATTATATAATTTTATCAGACAATGATGCCCAACCAATAGATATAACCCTTGTAGAGGATATTTTAAAAAAAGCAACTAAAGAAAAGGCCGTTGTTATACCTACCAATTTGTTTGGAGGCAATATTACCGGATTTAGTAAAGAAAAGACCAAAATAACAACGTCTCCTCTTCATTACCTTTGTATTCCAAGGGATATCTTAGAAAACTGCGGACTACCAATATTTAATTTGTTTTTAAAGGCAGATGATTATGAATTAACAACTAGGATCTCCAAAAAAAGATACAGGATAACAAGAATTGACTCTAGGTATTATCACCCCATAAAAATAATTCCAAGTCCTTTAGCTAATTATTATCTATTAAGAAATTACATTGTTATTACAAAATTACATAACGATATATACAAAGCAAAGAATGTATTCAACACCTTGTTGTCATGGGGAATTATTAATATTACATTATCAACAATATATATGAACCCTAAAATATTCACGAACTCGTTCTTGTTAGCTATTCGCGATGCGTTTACCCAAAGACTTGGAAAAGCCCCATATAAGTTTCCGATAATCAAATCCTCGCATGTTGTTGATATTGATCATATCAAAAAACATGGCCCGGAAGCTACACTATTTATATACTACAAAAATTCCGAGGTAATAACTAGAATTAAAAAAGCAAAAATACTTGATAAACACAGGTTTATAGAAATAAGAGACACACCATCTATTAGAAAACAAATAAAATACATATCAGAGATAATCAAGCACAGGTCAAGAATACTGATACTATTGGAACCCCTAACACCACATGCGGGATACTTACTCCTTCTGTTTGGAAGTATATGGACGATAAACTTATCAACAGAAGATAACAAAATACACATTATATATAACGAAAGAATTATTAAAAGGATAACAAAAATCCTGATTGGAGCTATATTGACCCTATTACTTGTTGTGCCCCTAACATTAGGAGCAATGATGTACTATGCATTCATATATAAAACACCCGCTATTCAAAGAAGACAATTTGATCCATGCAACACAGGAGAGACGATTCCATGA
- a CDS encoding glycosyltransferase family 4 protein: MRILLVSSGYPPEKLGGAEFYVKHLAEALVERHDVHVFTSVIPAGRTDVRNGVVLHGSTSPHPLDGLFISRSYSNRRIAVEFLNTLKEVEPDVVHFHNIWGFRNGFLPELANSEGYKTLITLHDYWFICPTNVLMFKKVELCSGPESVKCSVCWNHIVSWLVSRKYGIPSALVRGFISSFNRPSHFRRRLAHLINVLASVDFLIAPSKFLRAFFVSHGVPEEKVIHIPNGYPHTSFEGFRKEKDTDSIVFGFVGVPSYQKGTHVAIKAVRAIRGDFEFRIYGGGGDPAYLEELKKLSQGDRRIKFMGRFYRVAEPYSKIDVLVFPSLSYENCPLVLAESALSGTPVLASNIGAIPEFVVDGRDGFLFEPGNWRQLAGLMERFVEEPFLVTELVPKWKPKDMKDHVRDVETLYS, translated from the coding sequence TTGAGAATACTTCTCGTTAGCTCGGGTTATCCCCCTGAAAAGCTAGGGGGGGCAGAATTCTACGTTAAGCACCTCGCTGAGGCACTGGTAGAGAGACACGATGTTCACGTCTTCACTTCCGTTATCCCTGCTGGCAGAACCGACGTCAGAAACGGTGTTGTTCTTCATGGGTCGACTTCCCCACACCCGCTCGATGGCCTCTTTATCTCCAGGAGTTACTCTAATAGACGTATTGCAGTTGAGTTCTTGAATACCCTTAAAGAGGTGGAACCGGATGTTGTCCACTTTCACAATATCTGGGGTTTCAGAAACGGATTTCTGCCAGAGCTTGCCAACTCAGAGGGATATAAAACACTGATTACACTTCATGATTACTGGTTTATCTGCCCAACCAATGTTCTCATGTTTAAAAAGGTTGAACTTTGTTCGGGTCCTGAGTCGGTTAAGTGCTCTGTCTGCTGGAATCACATAGTTTCTTGGCTGGTTTCGAGAAAGTATGGCATTCCATCCGCGCTGGTTAGGGGTTTTATTTCCTCCTTCAATAGACCATCTCACTTCAGGAGGCGTTTGGCCCATCTTATCAATGTTCTGGCCTCAGTGGACTTTTTGATAGCCCCATCGAAGTTTCTGCGGGCGTTCTTTGTGTCCCATGGTGTTCCAGAAGAGAAAGTGATTCACATCCCTAACGGCTATCCTCACACTTCCTTCGAGGGATTCAGGAAGGAGAAAGATACGGATAGTATTGTTTTTGGCTTTGTTGGAGTCCCAAGTTACCAAAAAGGAACGCATGTTGCCATTAAAGCCGTTCGGGCAATTAGAGGTGACTTTGAGTTTAGAATTTACGGGGGTGGTGGAGACCCCGCGTACCTCGAGGAACTGAAGAAACTCTCGCAGGGAGATCGCCGGATAAAGTTCATGGGGAGGTTCTATAGGGTTGCTGAGCCATATTCAAAGATTGATGTCCTTGTATTTCCTTCTCTTTCCTATGAGAACTGTCCTCTGGTGCTCGCAGAATCTGCGTTGAGTGGGACGCCTGTTTTAGCGTCCAACATCGGCGCGATTCCTGAGTTCGTTGTTGATGGTAGGGATGGTTTTCTCTTTGAGCCTGGAAACTGGCGTCAGCTTGCAGGGTTGATGGAGAGGTTCGTTGAGGAGCCTTTCCTTGTTACAGAGCTCGTTCCCAAGTGGAAGCCTAAGGACATGAAAGACCACGTAAGGGATGTGGAAACCCTTTATTCGTGA
- a CDS encoding glycosyltransferase family 4 protein, whose amino-acid sequence MRIVIIHNEMAPYRIFLFDELGKGFKTKVIFGRKKDPKRLWNIPLGKRFRWRVLPEIKVGSYVLNAPWGLFKELKDSDVVVIADNVDIYPLILISVMFTKLACKPLVLWVGHLDTEYTEERKFILRKADEILKRFLYSMGNSFVVYSSKSLNFLVRRGVKPHKIAPGTTQYYPQELLSEALVGKEKNVKKTWRLQALALGYFERRKGFKHLIRALCGMKEVELTLAGSGDYEKTLKEEAEECGNIEFPGYVDGELKAQLYINSDVFVFPTLHDPWGFVVNEAFYYGLPVIITTAAGAVDAVVNGKNGFIVEPGNPNTIREVLAHLVENKKLLRKLKVHAKKSGKKLTDISKGAKTIEKAIKKAIELHE is encoded by the coding sequence ATGAGAATCGTAATAATCCACAACGAGATGGCCCCTTACAGGATTTTTCTTTTCGATGAGCTCGGAAAAGGGTTTAAAACAAAGGTGATATTTGGAAGAAAAAAAGATCCGAAGAGACTGTGGAACATTCCTCTCGGAAAGAGGTTTAGGTGGAGAGTTCTCCCAGAGATTAAAGTCGGAAGCTACGTTCTCAACGCCCCATGGGGCTTGTTTAAGGAACTAAAAGATAGCGATGTTGTAGTGATAGCGGACAATGTGGATATATACCCTCTCATTCTTATCTCAGTGATGTTTACAAAACTCGCCTGCAAACCCTTGGTCCTCTGGGTCGGTCATCTCGATACCGAATACACAGAAGAGAGAAAATTTATCCTTAGAAAGGCTGACGAGATTCTCAAAAGGTTTCTTTATAGTATGGGGAACTCATTCGTAGTGTACAGCTCAAAAAGCCTAAACTTCCTCGTGAGGAGGGGGGTGAAACCACATAAAATAGCTCCTGGGACAACTCAATACTATCCCCAGGAATTACTATCAGAAGCTCTAGTGGGGAAAGAAAAGAACGTGAAAAAAACCTGGCGGCTTCAGGCTCTAGCATTGGGATACTTTGAGAGAAGGAAAGGGTTCAAGCACCTGATAAGAGCACTATGTGGAATGAAAGAAGTAGAACTAACGCTCGCAGGGTCCGGAGACTATGAGAAGACTCTTAAAGAAGAGGCCGAAGAATGCGGGAACATTGAGTTTCCAGGATACGTTGACGGGGAACTTAAGGCCCAGTTATACATCAACTCAGATGTTTTTGTATTCCCAACACTTCACGACCCATGGGGCTTCGTCGTCAACGAGGCATTCTATTACGGCCTTCCAGTAATTATTACTACCGCCGCAGGGGCAGTAGATGCTGTCGTTAATGGGAAGAACGGCTTTATTGTCGAACCGGGAAACCCAAACACCATCCGTGAAGTACTAGCGCATCTTGTCGAAAACAAAAAACTCCTCAGAAAACTTAAAGTCCACGCAAAGAAGTCCGGAAAAAAGCTAACTGACATCTCTAAAGGAGCTAAAACAATAGAGAAAGCCATAAAAAAGGCTATAGAGCTTCACGAATAA
- a CDS encoding site-2 protease family protein codes for MNSTLLIVIIGIAAFWMILYALFGRREEKEEGLTVDLFIAMWRTKRLLGLIDSLAGKAKRFWKVYADVGIVLGFAGMAYVFYALLKTAMRTIQTGGEQSGVQLVIPGVTIPLWYGLIALAVVMVVHELSHGIVARAEDLPLKSVGLVLLAVIPGAFVEPDEEELEKAPLRSRLRVYGAGSLANVATALIALLIINFAITPVLQPAGILVSGVLEDGPAFGILQQGDIIIAMDGQQIRDMDSFINFMNTTKPGQVVTLTVLRNGEELNLQLKLGAHPEDPEKGYIGIYPAQHVVSKIGYENIVLPLFFTFYWIYVLNIGIGLMNLFPLVPLDGGRMLDDVVKAYLPERVAKPVRYFTIGVGLFLLALNLWPALANLVG; via the coding sequence ATGAATAGCACACTCCTCATAGTCATCATTGGCATCGCCGCATTCTGGATGATCCTCTACGCCCTCTTCGGTAGAAGGGAGGAGAAGGAAGAGGGCCTGACCGTTGACCTGTTCATCGCAATGTGGAGAACCAAGAGGCTACTCGGGCTCATAGACAGCCTCGCAGGGAAAGCCAAGCGCTTCTGGAAGGTTTATGCGGACGTTGGAATAGTCCTTGGATTCGCTGGAATGGCCTACGTATTCTACGCCCTTCTTAAGACTGCAATGAGAACCATCCAAACCGGCGGCGAGCAGTCCGGGGTTCAGTTAGTCATCCCCGGTGTCACAATACCCCTCTGGTACGGCCTCATAGCCCTCGCCGTTGTCATGGTGGTTCATGAGCTGAGCCACGGAATAGTAGCCAGGGCCGAAGACCTGCCACTAAAATCGGTGGGCTTGGTTCTCCTCGCGGTGATACCTGGTGCCTTCGTCGAGCCGGACGAGGAGGAACTTGAGAAAGCCCCTCTCCGCTCGAGACTGAGGGTTTACGGCGCCGGTTCCCTCGCGAACGTCGCAACAGCCCTTATAGCCCTCCTAATAATAAACTTCGCAATAACACCCGTTCTTCAGCCCGCAGGGATCCTCGTTTCTGGGGTTTTGGAGGATGGTCCAGCGTTCGGCATTCTCCAGCAGGGAGACATCATAATCGCAATGGACGGGCAGCAGATAAGGGACATGGATAGCTTCATCAACTTCATGAACACGACCAAACCCGGTCAAGTCGTGACGCTTACGGTTCTACGAAACGGAGAGGAACTGAACCTCCAGCTGAAGCTCGGTGCGCATCCTGAGGATCCGGAGAAGGGCTACATCGGCATCTATCCCGCCCAGCATGTGGTATCAAAAATCGGTTACGAGAACATAGTACTTCCGCTGTTCTTCACGTTCTACTGGATATACGTGCTCAACATCGGAATCGGCCTGATGAACCTCTTCCCGCTGGTGCCCCTCGACGGAGGCAGGATGCTGGACGACGTGGTTAAGGCGTATCTGCCGGAGAGGGTAGCCAAGCCGGTGAGGTACTTCACGATAGGCGTCGGCCTGTTCCTGCTGGCGCTCAACCTGTGGCCCGCGCTGGCGAATCTGGTCGGTTGA
- a CDS encoding FAD-dependent oxidoreductase, whose translation MNACIIGAGISGLTAAWTLLEQVPQEFRDIHIIEKKNHVGGLVNTRYIGNKFYDFGPHIFHSHDELILSLMKQELKERGFYDIKTIAKSYWNKKFYDYPLSVDSILNLPKELQRKVLIELYKLCPNNKHEATNFSEFVRGLVGDTLYKIFFEKYTKKLWGISPTQIPSEWAPKRISFRVNDKTFFGVNEWEVYHKNGIKEITNFLFEKIQRHKNKVRLLFNSEVLSITNTGGAYKLRVLNKNTNEIVRLDCDILISSMPLDELLLKLGAKPKPLIFRSSIVVFLELNREFPILPANWIYLNEENYPFTRIFEQPSLLNKYHGNTWITIEYHINKDSKMWKMANPEIVNRTTQFLESLGLVSQEDIINWDVWKEAYTYPVLTFETLENLKYNTKLINNFKNVITVGRLGKFRYMNMDETISDTIRTIKNKIIRGA comes from the coding sequence ATGAATGCATGCATTATTGGAGCGGGAATTAGTGGGCTTACTGCTGCTTGGACGTTACTAGAGCAAGTACCACAGGAATTCAGGGATATACATATCATCGAAAAGAAAAACCATGTTGGAGGACTTGTCAATACTAGATACATAGGTAACAAGTTTTATGACTTTGGCCCGCATATATTTCATTCACATGATGAGTTAATACTATCCCTAATGAAACAAGAACTTAAAGAGAGAGGCTTTTACGACATTAAAACAATTGCAAAATCATACTGGAACAAAAAGTTCTATGATTATCCATTGTCAGTTGATAGTATCCTTAATTTGCCCAAAGAATTGCAAAGGAAGGTATTAATAGAACTGTACAAACTATGTCCTAACAATAAACATGAAGCTACAAATTTTAGTGAATTTGTGCGCGGATTGGTAGGGGATACATTATATAAAATATTCTTTGAAAAATATACAAAAAAATTATGGGGAATTTCTCCCACCCAAATACCTTCGGAGTGGGCCCCTAAAAGGATATCCTTCAGAGTCAATGACAAAACGTTCTTTGGGGTTAATGAATGGGAAGTTTATCATAAAAATGGGATTAAAGAGATCACGAATTTTCTTTTTGAAAAAATACAAAGACACAAAAATAAAGTAAGACTACTTTTTAATTCGGAAGTGCTAAGCATAACCAATACTGGAGGGGCATATAAACTAAGAGTACTCAATAAAAACACAAACGAAATCGTGAGGCTTGATTGTGATATCTTAATATCCTCGATGCCGCTGGATGAATTGTTATTAAAATTAGGAGCTAAACCTAAACCCCTGATATTTAGATCTTCAATTGTAGTATTTTTAGAGTTAAATAGAGAATTTCCAATATTGCCGGCTAATTGGATATATCTCAACGAGGAAAACTATCCCTTTACGAGAATATTTGAACAACCATCCCTATTAAATAAATACCATGGGAACACTTGGATCACAATAGAGTATCACATCAATAAAGATTCCAAGATGTGGAAGATGGCCAATCCAGAAATAGTCAATAGGACCACTCAGTTTTTGGAATCATTAGGACTAGTATCCCAAGAGGATATAATAAACTGGGATGTGTGGAAAGAGGCATATACCTATCCAGTATTAACCTTTGAAACATTAGAAAATTTAAAGTATAACACTAAACTAATTAACAACTTCAAAAACGTGATAACTGTCGGAAGACTTGGAAAATTTAGATACATGAATATGGACGAGACTATCTCTGACACAATAAGGACAATTAAAAACAAAATTATTAGGGGGGCATAA